The following coding sequences are from one Pusillimonas sp. DMV24BSW_D window:
- a CDS encoding EamA family transporter → MGRLFDYAYIIATICLTVYGQLIIKWRVTQFGALPLEFKYKIKFMLGLFFDPLIFSGFAAAVFASLAWMIAMTKFDLSHAYPFMSLNFVLVLMLSGWLLSEPITLQKLIGVGLIVLGTVVAAHG, encoded by the coding sequence ATGGGCCGCCTTTTTGATTATGCTTACATTATTGCGACGATTTGTTTAACAGTATATGGGCAGCTAATTATTAAATGGCGCGTTACGCAGTTTGGTGCGCTTCCTCTCGAGTTTAAATATAAAATTAAGTTTATGTTGGGGCTTTTCTTTGATCCCCTAATATTCTCAGGATTTGCTGCTGCAGTGTTCGCATCGCTTGCATGGATGATCGCCATGACGAAATTCGATCTAAGCCATGCCTACCCTTTCATGAGTCTTAATTTTGTTTTAGTGCTGATGTTAAGTGGATGGCTCTTAAGTGAACCAATAACCCTGCAAAAATTAATAGGGGTTGGTTTGATTGTGCTCGGCACCGTGGTTGCGGCTCATGGTTAA
- a CDS encoding acetyltransferase has product MTKPLLILGTGSLARLAHYYATQEIGLQVLGFVVDADRKNIDKYCGLPVFNWETCIVQHPPAVTSMYVAVGYREMRQRQHLFERAKVAGYTLQNIISTSAFVAAGVQIGDNNFIMPGVVVEPGVYLGSNNVIWSNTTLCHDTAIGNHNFFASNVTVGGEVTVGDRCFFGFTSTIVHQRRVGDNVLLAAQSLLLEDATTLGWYQGVPAKQVGNISDETGICVK; this is encoded by the coding sequence ATGACCAAGCCTCTATTGATTTTAGGCACGGGTTCGCTGGCCCGTTTAGCCCATTACTATGCCACTCAGGAAATAGGGTTGCAGGTGCTAGGGTTTGTTGTAGATGCCGACAGAAAAAATATCGATAAGTATTGCGGACTGCCTGTGTTTAACTGGGAGACCTGCATAGTGCAGCACCCCCCAGCCGTGACGTCGATGTACGTTGCCGTGGGCTATCGTGAAATGCGCCAGCGTCAGCACCTATTCGAGCGAGCCAAGGTGGCAGGGTATACCTTACAGAATATCATCTCCACCTCCGCATTCGTGGCGGCAGGGGTGCAAATAGGGGACAACAATTTCATAATGCCCGGAGTAGTCGTGGAACCGGGGGTGTACCTGGGGTCCAATAACGTCATTTGGTCCAACACCACGCTTTGTCATGACACCGCTATCGGCAATCATAACTTCTTTGCTAGCAACGTGACCGTGGGAGGAGAGGTCACCGTCGGGGACCGCTGCTTCTTCGGGTTTACCTCGACAATCGTGCATCAGCGGCGCGTCGGTGACAACGTGCTACTGGCCGCGCAGTCATTGCTACTAGAGGATGCGACGACACTCGGATGGTATCAAGGTGTGCCGGCGAAGCAAGTTGGAAATATTTCTGATGAAACGGGTATTTGTGTCAAATGA
- a CDS encoding class I SAM-dependent methyltransferase: protein MTTSHSSQEDTIKANIYVHASLANAGEYNKSPHFRPENQEKVRNILLRLTAACREKNKAIDFGCGTGFIIHLMYDLFGEVHGVDITRDMMKQVDLSSGNVTLHESMAESTPFASDTFDFATAYSFMDHLIDYRAFLQEAYRVLKKGGVFYSDLNPNRDFIMAIAGAEKLTGGVLPITPIVHREIQGALHNGKHYEEHYGMNAELLEKAEPIKTHEKGFNFREVLEAARTIGFSDCRVEFEWFLGQAKVMHEQSHAHADTVEQYLNAVLPVSSPLFKYLRFVFVK from the coding sequence ATGACTACATCCCACTCAAGTCAAGAAGATACTATTAAAGCGAACATATATGTTCATGCCTCACTTGCTAACGCTGGCGAATACAACAAGAGTCCACATTTTCGCCCAGAGAACCAGGAAAAAGTACGCAATATCCTGCTGCGGCTGACTGCGGCCTGCCGCGAGAAAAACAAAGCGATCGATTTCGGATGTGGGACTGGTTTCATAATTCATCTCATGTATGACCTTTTTGGCGAAGTGCATGGCGTGGATATTACGCGAGACATGATGAAGCAAGTTGACCTGAGTTCAGGTAATGTAACCCTGCACGAAAGCATGGCTGAAAGCACGCCGTTTGCCAGCGATACATTTGATTTCGCTACTGCGTATTCCTTCATGGATCATCTGATCGATTACCGCGCCTTTCTACAGGAGGCATATCGCGTGCTTAAAAAAGGCGGAGTATTCTACTCCGACCTGAACCCCAATCGTGATTTCATCATGGCGATTGCCGGGGCCGAAAAGCTCACCGGTGGGGTATTGCCAATCACTCCGATTGTTCATCGCGAAATTCAGGGTGCTTTGCATAACGGCAAGCACTATGAAGAACACTACGGCATGAACGCAGAGCTGCTGGAAAAGGCGGAGCCGATCAAGACGCATGAAAAGGGCTTCAATTTCCGGGAAGTGCTAGAGGCGGCGCGAACCATCGGTTTTTCGGACTGCCGCGTCGAATTCGAATGGTTCCTCGGCCAGGCCAAGGTGATGCACGAGCAGTCTCATGCTCACGCCGATACGGTAGAGCAGTACCTGAACGCAGTTCTGCCGGTGTCGTCTCCCCTGTTCAAATACCTGCGATTCGTCTTCGTCAAGTAA
- a CDS encoding glycosyltransferase family 2 protein → MSYETDITVVIPVYNNAHTLAELTTRLLKTLSLCAKRFEIIYINDGSRDRSLTILRELASNSPAIKVINLSRNFGQHPAICAGFEHANGNTIVLMDADLQDRPEDIVSLVHELRDKQADIIYTIKSPLENKLANRLTSKLYHYIFARIVGANVPLNIGTFRAFNKNVLTGLLQFKEANILYGPLMFYMGFNSYFIELPYSERAHGKSSYTFRKRLGLAVNSLISYTDVPHKLFMAFGLTLLLGCLIYMSIVVIQQLLFGSSLPSGSTLIILAVCFSLGSVMMSLGIIGSYVFRVYQETLCRPRYLVKEKINFLHTKN, encoded by the coding sequence ATGTCGTATGAAACAGACATTACGGTTGTTATTCCCGTATACAACAATGCACACACATTGGCTGAGCTCACTACTCGACTTCTAAAAACGCTAAGTCTATGCGCCAAACGATTCGAGATTATCTATATCAATGATGGAAGCCGCGACAGATCGTTAACAATCCTCAGAGAATTGGCATCGAACAGCCCCGCAATAAAGGTAATAAACTTATCGAGGAATTTTGGCCAACATCCCGCCATTTGCGCAGGCTTTGAACACGCAAATGGAAATACTATCGTCCTTATGGACGCAGATTTGCAAGATCGTCCGGAGGATATTGTCAGCCTTGTCCACGAACTACGGGATAAACAAGCCGACATCATTTATACGATCAAAAGCCCACTAGAAAACAAGCTCGCCAATCGACTTACCTCGAAGCTGTATCATTACATCTTCGCGCGTATCGTTGGCGCGAATGTCCCCCTCAACATTGGCACTTTTCGCGCATTCAACAAAAATGTATTAACCGGCTTATTGCAGTTTAAAGAAGCAAACATTTTGTATGGCCCTCTCATGTTCTACATGGGCTTCAACTCTTATTTCATAGAGCTACCCTATTCTGAAAGAGCCCATGGGAAAAGCTCCTACACTTTCAGAAAACGTCTTGGTCTAGCAGTCAATTCATTAATTAGCTACACAGACGTTCCTCACAAGCTTTTTATGGCTTTTGGACTGACGCTGCTGTTAGGCTGCTTAATATATATGTCGATCGTTGTTATACAGCAATTACTCTTCGGATCATCTTTACCTAGTGGAAGCACCCTAATAATATTAGCAGTCTGTTTTAGTCTTGGTAGTGTAATGATGTCCTTAGGTATAATCGGTAGCTATGTCTTTAGGGTATACCAGGAGACACTCTGTCGCCCCAGATATCTAGTTAAAGAAAAAATAAACTTTCTTCACACTAAAAACTAA
- a CDS encoding phytanoyl-CoA dioxygenase family protein — MNQIHLTSRPLLAKTQVDECSYLIQTRGYALIENFLTDKETALLKTSMHEAVNNFAPKPGVKQSLLDRYQIHDLICRDINYGRLLEDPRLQQLIAPHLGEHWIMYAATSSCIPPHGSNYAGRLHVDSPRFHPGYIFNMGVIWALDDYTVENGGALKILPGSQHSEKQPEEDVFERHCIHAVCKAGTLLVFNARIYHRTSKNTTDRWNHSMTLNASRSFMKQRMDWVRFIPESISDQLNAQARRLIGFDTRLPTSLDEFFLPESQRLYKANQG, encoded by the coding sequence ATGAATCAAATCCATCTCACATCCAGACCCTTACTTGCCAAAACGCAGGTTGACGAGTGTAGCTACCTAATACAAACACGCGGGTATGCGCTTATCGAAAACTTCCTAACTGACAAAGAGACTGCTCTGTTAAAAACCTCAATGCATGAAGCAGTTAATAACTTTGCACCTAAACCAGGTGTAAAACAAAGCCTACTGGATCGTTACCAAATACATGACCTAATATGTCGCGACATCAATTATGGGCGCCTCCTCGAAGATCCTCGGCTACAGCAGCTGATCGCGCCACACCTTGGCGAACACTGGATAATGTATGCTGCAACGTCCTCATGCATTCCCCCTCATGGTAGTAACTATGCAGGAAGACTGCATGTCGATAGTCCTCGTTTCCACCCTGGCTACATTTTTAACATGGGAGTAATTTGGGCATTAGATGACTATACCGTCGAAAACGGCGGCGCGCTTAAAATTTTGCCAGGCTCACAACACTCCGAAAAGCAACCTGAAGAGGATGTTTTTGAGAGACATTGTATTCATGCAGTCTGCAAAGCGGGGACCCTCTTAGTTTTTAACGCTAGGATTTATCATCGAACATCAAAAAACACAACAGATAGATGGAATCACTCCATGACGCTGAACGCATCCCGTTCATTCATGAAACAACGCATGGACTGGGTCCGCTTTATCCCGGAAAGCATTAGCGATCAATTAAACGCTCAAGCAAGAAGGCTGATTGGCTTCGATACCCGACTTCCTACAAGCTTGGATGAGTTCTTTCTTCCTGAAAGTCAGCGCTTATACAAGGCAAACCAAGGTTAA
- a CDS encoding WbqC family protein, with product MKRIAIIQSNYLPWRGYFDMIAYVDEFIIYDDMQFTKNDWRNRNKIKTPQGEKWISIPVGQNINRRIRDVELTDTSWQRKHWQSMELNYRRAPFFPDIAALLKPVYIDQKHLTLSSLNRKLIEVVCSYLEIRTIISNSWDYTLTNGKTERLIDLCTQTGATEYVSGPAAKDYLDQKAFAENNIQLTWFDYTGYPEYPQLWGDYTPSVSIIDLLFNCGKRAAFYMKFAPRNLANLK from the coding sequence ATGAAGAGAATTGCAATCATCCAGTCTAACTATCTGCCTTGGAGGGGATACTTTGATATGATTGCTTATGTTGACGAGTTCATCATCTATGATGATATGCAATTTACAAAAAATGATTGGCGTAATCGGAATAAGATAAAAACCCCACAAGGGGAAAAATGGATCAGCATACCTGTCGGTCAAAATATAAATAGACGTATTCGCGATGTTGAGTTAACAGATACATCATGGCAAAGAAAGCACTGGCAGTCCATGGAGCTCAATTATCGTCGCGCACCCTTTTTTCCTGATATCGCTGCGTTGCTAAAACCTGTGTATATCGATCAAAAACATTTAACTCTGTCTTCTCTTAATAGAAAATTGATCGAAGTAGTATGCTCATACCTAGAAATTCGTACCATAATCTCAAACTCCTGGGACTACACTCTAACCAACGGAAAAACTGAACGATTAATTGATCTTTGCACACAAACAGGCGCAACTGAATACGTTTCGGGCCCGGCGGCAAAGGACTATCTAGACCAAAAAGCTTTTGCAGAAAACAACATTCAACTCACTTGGTTTGACTACACAGGATATCCTGAATATCCCCAACTTTGGGGCGACTACACCCCAAGCGTGAGCATCATCGACTTACTATTTAATTGCGGGAAAAGGGCCGCCTTCTACATGAAGTTTGCCCCGCGAAATTTAGCTAACTTGAAATAG
- a CDS encoding type II toxin-antitoxin system YhaV family toxin → MTDKQAVPLVIHGWTIFAHPLFLAQVEALAQQVETLKQKDPVAFIKKNATKRLAAITRLAFDIIPQDPTRPEYRQGNTLGDDHKHWFRAKFFQQYRLFFRYHAAGKVLVFVWVNDENTKRAYESGDDAYRVFRKMLESGRPPDNWDQLLAEARDEMRRLQRFAGNV, encoded by the coding sequence ATGACCGACAAACAGGCAGTGCCTTTGGTCATTCATGGCTGGACGATTTTTGCGCACCCCTTGTTTCTTGCACAAGTTGAGGCACTGGCGCAGCAGGTTGAAACCTTGAAGCAGAAAGATCCTGTTGCGTTTATAAAAAAAAATGCCACAAAGCGGCTTGCTGCAATCACGCGACTGGCATTCGATATTATTCCGCAGGATCCAACGCGCCCTGAATATCGCCAGGGTAATACACTTGGCGATGACCATAAGCATTGGTTTCGAGCCAAATTTTTTCAGCAGTATCGTTTGTTCTTTCGCTATCATGCAGCGGGCAAAGTGCTTGTGTTCGTTTGGGTAAACGATGAAAACACCAAGCGTGCCTACGAAAGCGGCGATGACGCATACAGGGTGTTTCGCAAGATGTTGGAAAGCGGCCGCCCGCCCGATAACTGGGATCAGTTACTTGCCGAGGCACGTGATGAAATGCGACGCCTGCAAAGGTTTGCCGGTAATGTTTAA
- a CDS encoding type II toxin-antitoxin system PrlF family antitoxin — MSATLEVDSTLTERYQTTVPQTVRRALKLGKGDKIHYTIRSNGEVVLTRHTTSSDSDPVLGAFLTFLAADIANHPERLKAMDASFVQKLQTLTEGVELDLNCALTDDDE; from the coding sequence ATGTCTGCAACTCTTGAGGTCGACTCCACGCTTACAGAACGTTATCAAACTACCGTCCCGCAAACAGTGCGCCGCGCGCTTAAGCTTGGCAAGGGCGACAAAATTCATTACACCATTCGCTCAAACGGTGAAGTGGTGCTTACACGTCATACAACATCCAGTGATAGCGACCCGGTGCTTGGCGCTTTCTTAACCTTTCTGGCCGCTGACATTGCCAACCACCCGGAAAGGCTGAAGGCGATGGATGCAAGCTTTGTTCAAAAGCTGCAAACGTTAACCGAGGGTGTTGAGCTAGACCTTAACTGCGCCCTGACGGATGACGATGAATGA
- a CDS encoding cupin domain-containing protein, protein MNPPTDTNFSQVADLAELYPLLEKIQVQNGWAKKTPVIVPRPNHPFVPHRWPYSQMRAALLAAGRLVGTEWAERRNLIMANPFPGNEYATVPSLVGAYQMVKAGEQANSHRHTPNAMRIVLEAGENTFTVVDGQKIPMMPGDVLITPNWCYHGHANESTDDALWIDVLDAPLTSMLGAMFFEKHTARIENATDVVPESPMRFAFSEYQPKLLRSAPVSPGVRMQTLSSAKQQPTFDHVAISIEHACALTQQPTTANQIYVVLAGKGRSDINGQSFDWEKGDMLAAPSWVTQVHTANEDALIIRVSDEPLMRWLGWYRVSGN, encoded by the coding sequence ATGAATCCACCCACAGATACTAATTTTTCTCAGGTCGCTGACTTGGCGGAACTGTACCCTTTGCTTGAAAAAATCCAAGTTCAGAACGGATGGGCAAAGAAAACGCCGGTGATTGTGCCGCGCCCCAATCATCCTTTTGTTCCGCACCGCTGGCCCTACAGCCAGATGCGCGCGGCCCTTCTGGCCGCCGGTCGCCTGGTGGGTACCGAGTGGGCCGAACGGCGTAACCTGATTATGGCGAACCCTTTTCCAGGGAATGAGTACGCAACGGTTCCTTCGCTGGTGGGGGCTTATCAAATGGTGAAAGCGGGTGAGCAAGCAAACAGCCACCGGCATACCCCCAACGCCATGCGAATCGTTCTAGAAGCCGGTGAAAATACGTTTACTGTGGTGGACGGGCAGAAGATTCCGATGATGCCGGGCGACGTCTTGATCACGCCAAACTGGTGTTACCACGGGCACGCCAATGAAAGTACGGATGATGCACTGTGGATCGATGTACTGGACGCCCCGTTAACGTCGATGCTGGGCGCCATGTTCTTTGAAAAACACACTGCGCGAATAGAGAATGCGACCGATGTGGTGCCGGAGTCTCCCATGCGGTTTGCTTTCTCGGAGTACCAGCCAAAATTGTTACGTTCGGCGCCCGTATCGCCAGGCGTTCGTATGCAGACTTTGTCGTCTGCAAAACAGCAACCCACCTTTGATCACGTTGCTATTTCAATTGAACACGCCTGCGCTTTAACCCAGCAACCAACCACAGCGAACCAAATTTATGTGGTGTTGGCGGGCAAGGGGCGGTCGGACATTAACGGGCAATCGTTCGACTGGGAAAAAGGGGATATGTTGGCAGCGCCATCGTGGGTGACACAAGTTCATACTGCCAATGAAGATGCATTGATCATACGTGTCTCGGATGAGCCGCTGATGCGTTGGTTGGGTTGGTACCGAGTTAGTGGTAATTAG
- a CDS encoding fumarylacetoacetate hydrolase family protein → MKVFRFNGGRIGVANQEGWFDVTDSYGVNPASWPPVQMVQFIADFDSCIKNLLAHADTKPIDAESIRLDVPLEWPNKLLAYPVNYVKHGEEMKSTNRADRNGFFMKANSSLSGPNDPIVLPEIPGREIHHECELGIVIGKKGKNISREEAFDYIFGYACLIDMVVRGKEERVMRKSYDSFCPFGPWIVTADEVPNPSNIQARLWVNDVLKQDANTKDLIVDIPEMIQTASRVATLYPGDIIATGTPEGVGPVNRGDRVRIAIENVGEMTLQVK, encoded by the coding sequence ATGAAGGTATTTCGTTTTAATGGCGGCCGCATTGGCGTGGCCAACCAAGAGGGGTGGTTCGACGTGACTGATAGCTATGGGGTGAACCCAGCATCGTGGCCACCGGTACAAATGGTTCAGTTTATTGCTGATTTTGACTCATGCATTAAGAACCTGCTTGCCCACGCCGATACAAAACCAATCGACGCCGAATCCATTCGCCTTGATGTGCCGCTGGAGTGGCCCAATAAGTTGCTTGCGTATCCGGTGAATTATGTCAAGCATGGCGAGGAAATGAAGTCGACTAATCGCGCAGACCGAAATGGCTTTTTTATGAAAGCCAATTCGTCGTTGTCCGGCCCTAACGACCCCATTGTTCTGCCTGAAATACCGGGGCGTGAAATTCACCATGAATGCGAATTGGGCATCGTGATTGGGAAGAAAGGGAAAAATATTAGCCGTGAAGAGGCCTTTGACTACATTTTTGGCTATGCCTGTTTAATCGATATGGTAGTGCGTGGCAAGGAGGAGCGCGTGATGCGCAAGTCGTACGATTCATTTTGCCCGTTCGGGCCATGGATCGTAACGGCCGACGAAGTACCAAACCCATCGAATATCCAAGCTCGCCTTTGGGTGAACGACGTGTTGAAACAAGACGCCAACACAAAAGATTTAATCGTGGATATTCCGGAAATGATTCAGACTGCATCGCGCGTTGCGACGCTGTATCCGGGCGACATTATTGCAACAGGGACGCCTGAAGGTGTCGGCCCGGTTAATCGGGGTGACCGTGTTCGCATTGCCATTGAAAATGTGGGTGAGATGACCCTTCAGGTTAAGTAA
- a CDS encoding FAD-dependent oxidoreductase, with protein MDLETDVLIIGAGPVGLALAGDLGWRGKRCIVVERGDGVVVQPKMDQVGIRTMELCRRWGLVKAVEASPYNRDYPQDNIYLTSLNGWELGREPFPSMNDDRPPPYSPQKRERCPQNMFDPILRDFAQSHSYVQLLYHHTFKHLEQQSEGVLATVYDDSKQQTITVKARFLVGCDGARSRVREMLDIPMSGKGLLTYTTNVIFRCENLNQLHEKRPGYRHLFLGSKGTWGTLVAINGRDNWRMSIVGDQVKRNYTHDELRQFAYQMMGKPFDLEILSVLSWARYELVADQYRKGHCFLAGDACHLTSPTGGLGMNTGITDAAALGWMLSACLDGWGGEFLLDAYEPERRPIAQQIVQISTRNLQAMKSVGRHEALLDDSQEGEQARAHVGRTFSEAMRKEWYLDNVHLGYRYLSSPAIVYEQESAAQVKKEQAETAVYTPSTQPGRRAPHYWLAPDESTLDAFGRGYVLVDTGLAGDEDGADWQAWSLTATRLKIPLKRVRWANPELARLYQKRFVLVRPDDIVAWRGDALPANPQALLQFVTGQSRVYSEKEGQ; from the coding sequence ATGGATTTAGAAACCGATGTGCTGATTATTGGGGCCGGGCCGGTAGGTCTCGCGCTTGCCGGAGATTTGGGTTGGCGTGGCAAGCGTTGCATTGTTGTCGAGCGTGGCGATGGTGTTGTGGTTCAGCCCAAAATGGATCAGGTGGGTATTAGAACCATGGAGCTTTGCCGCCGTTGGGGTTTGGTCAAGGCGGTAGAGGCCAGCCCATACAACCGTGATTACCCCCAAGACAACATTTACCTGACTTCGCTCAACGGCTGGGAATTGGGTCGCGAGCCTTTCCCGTCGATGAATGACGACAGGCCGCCGCCGTATAGCCCGCAAAAAAGAGAGCGGTGTCCTCAGAATATGTTTGACCCCATTTTGCGCGATTTCGCGCAATCACACTCTTATGTCCAGCTTCTTTATCACCATACGTTCAAGCATCTGGAGCAACAGAGCGAAGGTGTATTGGCGACAGTTTACGACGACAGTAAGCAGCAAACGATAACCGTAAAAGCCCGGTTTTTGGTCGGTTGTGATGGTGCGCGTAGCCGGGTAAGGGAAATGCTGGACATTCCCATGTCCGGCAAAGGGCTGCTTACGTACACAACGAATGTTATTTTCCGATGTGAAAACCTGAATCAGCTGCACGAAAAGCGTCCCGGTTATCGCCATCTTTTTTTGGGCTCGAAAGGTACGTGGGGCACCTTGGTGGCCATTAATGGTCGCGACAACTGGCGCATGTCAATTGTCGGCGACCAGGTCAAGCGTAACTATACGCACGATGAATTGCGTCAGTTCGCCTATCAAATGATGGGAAAGCCTTTCGACCTGGAGATTTTGTCGGTGTTGTCATGGGCGCGATATGAACTAGTGGCCGACCAGTATCGAAAAGGCCATTGTTTTCTGGCCGGCGATGCGTGTCATTTAACGTCCCCCACCGGGGGTCTGGGCATGAATACCGGCATTACCGATGCGGCGGCGTTAGGGTGGATGCTAAGTGCCTGTCTTGATGGATGGGGCGGTGAGTTTTTGCTGGATGCGTACGAACCTGAACGACGGCCCATTGCACAGCAAATCGTGCAAATCTCCACTCGCAACTTGCAAGCCATGAAATCGGTAGGGCGGCATGAAGCGCTTTTGGACGATAGCCAGGAAGGTGAGCAAGCCCGTGCGCATGTTGGGCGCACGTTCAGTGAGGCCATGCGCAAAGAGTGGTATCTGGATAACGTGCATTTGGGCTATCGGTACCTGAGCTCGCCCGCGATTGTGTATGAGCAGGAATCTGCCGCGCAGGTGAAAAAAGAACAAGCTGAAACAGCGGTGTACACACCATCCACCCAACCGGGCCGGCGCGCCCCGCATTATTGGTTGGCGCCTGATGAGTCAACACTGGATGCTTTTGGCAGGGGTTATGTGTTGGTGGATACGGGTTTGGCGGGCGATGAGGATGGTGCCGATTGGCAGGCCTGGAGTCTCACCGCAACCAGGTTAAAAATTCCGCTTAAAAGGGTACGCTGGGCAAATCCGGAATTGGCCAGGCTTTATCAAAAACGGTTTGTATTGGTTCGGCCCGACGACATTGTCGCCTGGCGCGGTGATGCATTGCCTGCCAACCCGCAGGCGCTACTTCAGTTTGTTACGGGCCAGAGTCGTGTTTATTCAGAAAAGGAAGGGCAATGA
- a CDS encoding alcohol dehydrogenase catalytic domain-containing protein, protein MRTMRAARLHAPGQPFQIETLPVPMPGPKDVLVKVSACGVVPNLKNVISNYTKRHPTLPARKLPAIYGLDAVGMVDQLGEEVQSVQAGDRVYINPALTCGSCKACRSNVPTNCPSFTFHGYFGFGPGSAPIFERYPYGGFGEYLIIPASNLVTLSDTVKDAEAVRLGYLGTAYSAIRKSNFEPGQTVLIDGVTGTLGVGAAMVALAMGASKVFGTGRNTAILEKVKAICPERVTTIQMPNEAAHDVVMRDTGGEGVHVVISAVGPGVPVDSTLNALQALARGGSLVNCGGLANTIPLDPLLMMRRQLQYKGSLWFSTDEAQMLADMVGSGVLDLSAFEHQPVPLNDINQALEDIDQRNGGFSNIFVTHA, encoded by the coding sequence ATGAGAACCATGCGAGCGGCGCGGTTGCATGCGCCCGGCCAGCCCTTTCAAATTGAAACCTTGCCGGTGCCCATGCCTGGCCCAAAAGATGTGTTGGTTAAGGTAAGTGCATGTGGGGTCGTGCCCAATTTGAAAAATGTGATCAGTAACTACACCAAGCGTCATCCTACGTTGCCGGCGCGCAAGCTGCCGGCAATTTACGGCCTGGACGCGGTGGGCATGGTTGATCAGTTGGGCGAGGAAGTGCAGTCTGTTCAGGCTGGGGATCGCGTTTATATTAACCCCGCGCTTACCTGCGGGTCTTGCAAAGCGTGTCGAAGTAATGTGCCCACAAATTGTCCCAGTTTTACCTTTCATGGGTATTTTGGGTTCGGACCGGGTTCGGCGCCGATTTTTGAACGCTACCCTTATGGCGGGTTCGGTGAGTATCTGATTATCCCGGCGTCCAATCTGGTGACGCTTTCCGATACGGTAAAAGACGCCGAAGCCGTGCGATTGGGGTATTTGGGTACGGCTTATTCGGCTATACGTAAATCCAATTTTGAACCTGGGCAAACCGTGCTGATTGACGGAGTAACCGGCACCTTGGGTGTGGGTGCGGCGATGGTGGCCCTGGCAATGGGGGCATCCAAAGTCTTTGGCACCGGCCGCAACACCGCCATACTGGAAAAGGTTAAAGCGATTTGCCCTGAAAGAGTCACCACCATACAAATGCCCAATGAAGCGGCGCACGACGTGGTCATGCGTGACACGGGGGGCGAAGGTGTTCACGTCGTGATCAGTGCGGTGGGTCCCGGGGTGCCTGTCGACAGCACGCTTAATGCTTTGCAGGCGCTTGCCCGGGGCGGCAGCCTGGTTAATTGTGGCGGTCTGGCCAATACCATTCCGTTGGATCCCTTATTGATGATGCGCCGGCAACTCCAATACAAGGGGTCGTTGTGGTTTTCCACAGACGAGGCGCAAATGCTTGCCGACATGGTTGGCAGTGGCGTACTGGATTTATCGGCATTCGAACATCAACCTGTGCCCCTTAACGATATCAACCAAGCGCTTGAGGATATCGATCAGCGTAACGGGGGCTTTAGCAATATTTTTGTTACGCACGCGTAG